A part of Vigna radiata var. radiata cultivar VC1973A chromosome 11, Vradiata_ver6, whole genome shotgun sequence genomic DNA contains:
- the LOC106776812 gene encoding uncharacterized protein LOC106776812 produces the protein MEIIMLLTEALQQIHVHARRIKQYLGEEIDLEEKAIEEHEGCSGPLKRRNPPKMKDPGGLTIPCTIGNVKIGKALLDSRSSINLMPLSMLKKIGGLTLKLTNISSVVVDGSSKKLYDVVEDVVIRIESLEFLVDFVVIEMKEDDRILVILGRSFMKMAKVVISVYYGVIMLKDQEEKVIYNLSK, from the coding sequence aTGGAGATTATTATGCTATTGACTGAAGCACTTCAACAAATTCATGTCCATGCTAGGCGCATAAAGCAATATCTTGGAGAAGAGATAGATCTTGAAGAGAAAGCTATTGAGGAACATGAAGGTTGTAGTGGCCCTTTGAAGAGAAGAAACCCtccaaaaatgaaggatccaggaggCCTTACAATTCCTTGCACCATTGGGAATGTGAAGATAGGGAAAGCTTTACTTGATTCAAGGTCaagtattaatttgatgcccctatctatgctgaaaaagattggtggtctGACATTGAAGCTAACAAATATTTCCTCGGTTGTGGTGGATGGATCATCAAAGAAACTTTATGATGTGGTGGAGGATGTGGTGATTCGCATTGAAAGCCTTGAattcttggttgattttgtgGTGATAGAGATGAAGGAGGATGATAGGATCCTAGTGATTCTTGGAAGGTCGTTCATGAAAATGGCCAAAGTGGTCATAAGTGTCTATTATGGGGTGATTATgcttaaagaccaagaagaaaAGGTGATTTATAATCTCTCCAAATAG
- the LOC106777701 gene encoding LEAF RUST 10 DISEASE-RESISTANCE LOCUS RECEPTOR-LIKE PROTEIN KINASE-like 1.5: protein MSSALFIIIFFLYLFRPCNTQTCSSNNTNKNPNPCPPFSSHPPFPFSSTSGCGHPSFQITCASPHSLISINNLSFSILSYNSNTSSITLSPHPLPTPHPNCPSFPSIPTRSINLSATPFRVSAATCSRLSFLRPCSPPSLPNCSHCPSQCHLIKTPSHLLPDCRSTHHSPQYSDSPCLTDILGYLQLSLKNGIQLDWDQSRDPYFTNCTVCRANNGTCGFNSSSQNKPFLCFRYRSQSTLTPPWIRKFKPNKMVFFSTVIAITSLLLLISVATAILRSARSKASSVATQQDPTTLFLHHHRSASLLPPVFTYDDLAAATHNFDPKRKIGDGGFGSVYLAQLRDGRLAAVKYLHRNHSSAAFSTKSFCNEILILSSIHHANLVKLHGYCSDPRGLLLVYDYIPNGTLAEHLHHRKGSLTWQVRLDIALQTALVMEYLHFSVVPPVVHRDITSSNIFVERDMRIKVGDFGLSRLLVVQDTTSSSNGFVWTGPQGTPGYLDPDYHRSFRLTEKSDVYSFGVVLLELISGKKAVDQSRDKREMALADLVVSRIQMGQLHQVLDPVFKLGDSDGVAAVAELAFRCVAADKDDRPDSREVVEELRRVRSRTAAAKE from the coding sequence atgTCTTCCGCCCTTTTCATCattattttcttcctctacctcTTCAGACCCTGCAACACTCAAACTTGCTCTTCCaataacacaaacaaaaaccctaatccCTGCCCTCCCTTCTCCTCTCACCCACCTTTCCCTTTCTCCTCCACATCAGGCTGTGGCCACCCCTCCTTCCAGATAACCTGCGCCAGCCCCCATTCTTTAATCTCCATCAACAACCTCTCCTTCTCCATACTTTCCTACAACTCCAACACCTCCTCCATAACTCTCTCTCCTCACCCTCTCCCAACGCCCCACCCTAACTGCCCCTCCTTCCCCTCCATTCCTACCCGCTCCATCAACCTCTCCGCCACCCCTTTTCGTGTCTCAGCTGCCACCTGCTCTCGCCTCTCCTTCCTCCGCCCCTGCTCGCCGCCTTCCCTCCCCAACTGCTCTCACTGCCCCTCCCAATGCCACCTCATCAAAACTCCCTCTCACCTCCTCCCTGACTGCAGATCCACCCACCACTCTCCTCAGTACTCAGACTCCCCCTGCCTCACCGACATCCTCGGCTACCTCCAACTGTCCCTCAAGAACGGAATCCAACTCGATTGGGACCAAAGCCGTGACCCGTACTTCACTAACTGCACCGTCTGCCGCGCCAACAACGGCACCTGCGGGTTCAACTCCTCCTCCCAGAACAAACCATTCCTCTGCTTCCGCTACCGCTCCCAATCCACTCTCACCCCACCATGGATTCGCAAATTCAAACCGAACAAAATGGTCTTTTTCAGCACCGTCATCGCCATCACCTCCCTGCTTCTCCTTATCTCTGTAGCCACCGCCATCCTCCGCTCCGCCAGATCAAAGGCTTCCTCCGTCGCCACGCAGCAAGACCCCACCACACtcttcctccaccaccaccgctcTGCCAGTCTCCTGCCCCCGGTCTTCACCTACGACGACCTCGCTGCCGCTACCCACAACTTCGACCCCAAGCGGAAAATCGGGGACGGCGGGTTTGGGTCCGTCTACCTCGCGCAGCTCCGCGACGGTCGCCTTGCGGCGGTGAAGTACCTCCACCGCAACCACTCCTCCGCCGCTTTCTCTACCAAGTCCTTCTGTAACGAGATCCTCATCCTCTCCTCGATCCACCACGCGAACCTGGTGAAGCTCCACGGTTACTGTAGCGACCCGAGGGGGCTTCTCCTGGTCTACGATTACATCCCCAACGGAACCCTGGCGGAGCATTTGCACCACCGCAAAGGATCTCTGACGTGGCAGGTGAGGCTCGACATCGCGCTACAAACGGCGTTAGTGATGGAGTATCTTCACTTCTCGGTGGTTCCACCGGTCGTACACAGAGACATCACGTCGTCGAATATTTTCGTGGAGAGGGATATGAGGATCAAGGTGGGAGATTTCGGGTTGTCGCGGCTTCTGGTGGTGCAGGACACGACGTCTTCTTCGAACGGGTTTGTTTGGACCGGGCCTCAAGGAACACCGGGCTATCTGGACCCAGATTACCACCGCTCGTTCCGGTTGACCGAGAAGAGCGACGTCTACAGTTTCGGAGTCGTGTTGTTGGAGCTTATCTCGGGAAAGAAAGCGGTGGATCAGAGCAGAGACAAGCGCGAAATGGCGCTTGCGGATTTGGTTGTTTCCAGGATCCAGATGGGGCAGCTCCACCAAGTTCTGGATCCGGTCTTTAAACTCGGCGACAGCGATGGAGTCGCCGCCGTCGCAGAACTTGCATTCCGCTGCGTGGCGGCGGATAAGGACGACCGGCCGGATTCAAGGGAGGTGGTGGAGGAGCTGCGGCGGGTGCGGAGTCGGACGGCGGCGGCAAAGGAGTGA